One window from the genome of Enterobacter asburiae encodes:
- the ugpA gene encoding sn-glycerol-3-phosphate ABC transporter permease UgpA, producing MSSSRPVFRSRWLPYLLVAPQLVITVIFFIWPAGEALWYSVQSVDPFGLSSQFVGLDNFTALFHDSYYLDSFWTTMKFSALVTVSGLVASLFFAALVDYVVRGSRIYQTLMLLPYAVAPAVAAVLWIFLFNPGRGLITHFLAELGYDWNHAQNSGQAMFLVVFASVWKQISYNFLFFFAALQSIPRSLVEAAAIDGAGPIRRFFRLSLPLIAPVSFFLLVVNLVYAFFDTFPVIDAATAGGPVQATTTLIYKIYREGFAGLDLSASAAQSVVLMFLVIILTVVQFRYVESKVRYQ from the coding sequence ATGTCATCATCCCGTCCGGTGTTCCGTTCCCGCTGGCTGCCGTATCTGCTGGTCGCGCCGCAGCTGGTCATCACCGTTATTTTCTTTATCTGGCCTGCGGGCGAAGCGCTGTGGTACTCGGTACAAAGCGTCGATCCCTTTGGGCTGTCCAGCCAGTTTGTGGGCCTGGACAACTTCACCGCGCTGTTCCATGACAGCTACTACCTGGACTCCTTCTGGACGACGATGAAGTTCAGCGCCCTCGTAACTGTCAGCGGTCTGGTTGCCTCGCTGTTCTTCGCCGCGCTGGTGGACTACGTGGTGCGCGGCAGCCGTATTTATCAGACCCTGATGCTACTGCCTTACGCCGTGGCTCCCGCCGTCGCCGCCGTGCTGTGGATCTTCCTGTTTAACCCGGGGCGCGGATTGATTACCCATTTCCTGGCCGAACTGGGCTACGACTGGAATCATGCCCAGAACAGCGGTCAGGCGATGTTCCTGGTGGTGTTCGCCTCGGTGTGGAAGCAGATAAGCTACAACTTCCTGTTCTTCTTTGCCGCGCTGCAGTCCATTCCGCGCTCGCTGGTGGAAGCCGCGGCAATTGACGGCGCAGGGCCCATTCGTCGTTTCTTCAGACTGTCGCTGCCGCTGATCGCCCCAGTGAGTTTCTTCCTGCTGGTGGTTAACCTCGTGTACGCCTTCTTCGACACCTTCCCGGTGATCGACGCGGCGACCGCAGGCGGCCCGGTGCAGGCGACCACCACGCTGATTTACAAAATCTACCGCGAAGGTTTCGCCGGCCTGGATCTCTCCGCCTCTGCCGCGCAGTCCGTCGTGCTGATGTTCCTCGTCATCATCCTCACGGTGGTGCAGTTCCGCTATGTCGAAAGTAAGGTGCGCTACCAATGA
- the ugpB gene encoding sn-glycerol-3-phosphate ABC transporter substrate-binding protein UgpB, producing MTSLRHTALGLALGLAFATNAMAVTTIPFWHSMEGELGKEVDSLAQRFNDTHPDYKIVPVYKGNYEQSLSAGIAAFRTGNAPALLQVYEVGTATMMASKAIKPVYEVFKEAGINFDESQFVPTVAGYYTDSKTGHLLSQPFNSSTPVLYYNKDAFKKAGLDPEQPPKTWQDLAEYTAKLKAAGMKCGYASGWQGWIQIENFSAWHGLPVATKNNGFDGTDAVLEFNKPEQVKHIALLADLNKKGDFSYFGRKDESTEKFYNGDCAITTASSGSLADIRHYAKFNYGVGMMPYDADVKGAPQNAIIGGASLWVMQGKDKGTYKGVAEFLDFLAKPENAAEWHQKTGYLPITKAAYDLTREQGFYSKNPGADIATRQMLNKPPLPFTKGLRLGNMPQIRTIVDEELESVWTGKKTPQQALDSAVERGNQLLRRFEQSTKS from the coding sequence ATGACATCGTTACGACACACAGCTTTGGGTCTGGCACTGGGTCTGGCTTTTGCGACGAACGCAATGGCTGTCACCACCATTCCGTTCTGGCATTCAATGGAAGGGGAGTTGGGTAAAGAAGTTGACTCCCTGGCGCAGCGTTTCAACGACACCCACCCGGATTACAAAATTGTGCCGGTGTACAAAGGCAACTACGAGCAGAGCCTGAGCGCGGGCATCGCCGCCTTCCGTACCGGCAACGCGCCTGCCCTGTTACAGGTTTATGAAGTGGGCACCGCCACCATGATGGCCTCCAAAGCCATCAAGCCGGTCTATGAAGTGTTCAAAGAGGCGGGCATCAACTTCGATGAATCCCAGTTCGTGCCGACCGTCGCGGGTTACTACACCGATTCCAAAACCGGCCACCTGCTGTCCCAGCCGTTTAACAGCTCCACGCCGGTGCTCTACTACAACAAAGACGCCTTCAAAAAAGCCGGTTTAGACCCGGAGCAGCCGCCAAAAACCTGGCAGGACCTGGCGGAGTACACCGCGAAGCTGAAGGCGGCGGGGATGAAGTGCGGCTACGCCAGCGGCTGGCAGGGCTGGATCCAGATTGAAAACTTCAGCGCCTGGCACGGCCTGCCGGTGGCGACCAAAAACAACGGCTTCGACGGCACCGATGCGGTACTGGAGTTCAACAAGCCGGAGCAGGTGAAGCACATTGCGCTGCTTGCCGATCTGAACAAGAAGGGCGACTTCAGCTACTTCGGGCGCAAAGACGAATCTACCGAGAAGTTCTACAACGGCGACTGCGCCATTACCACCGCCTCGTCCGGCTCGCTGGCGGATATCCGTCACTACGCCAAATTCAACTACGGCGTGGGCATGATGCCGTACGACGCAGACGTGAAGGGCGCGCCGCAGAACGCCATTATCGGCGGGGCGAGCCTGTGGGTGATGCAGGGTAAAGACAAGGGCACCTACAAAGGCGTAGCCGAGTTCCTCGACTTCCTGGCCAAGCCTGAAAACGCCGCCGAGTGGCACCAGAAGACCGGCTACCTGCCGATAACCAAAGCCGCGTACGACCTGACCCGCGAGCAGGGCTTCTACAGCAAGAACCCGGGGGCGGACATCGCGACGCGTCAGATGCTGAACAAGCCGCCGTTGCCGTTCACCAAGGGCCTGCGTCTGGGCAACATGCCGCAGATCCGCACCATCGTGGATGAGGAGCTGGAAAGCGTGTGGACCGGGAAGAAAACGCCACAGCAGGCGCTGGATTCTGCGGTAGAGCGCGGGAATCAGCTGCTGCGCCGCTTTGAGCAGTCGACCAAATCGTAA
- the livF gene encoding high-affinity branched-chain amino acid ABC transporter ATP-binding protein LivF, which translates to MEKAMLTFDKVNAHYGKIQALHDVSLHINQGEIVTLIGANGAGKTTLLGTLCGDPRATSGRIVFDGKDITDWQTARIMREAVAIVPEGRRVFSRMTVEENLAMGGFFAHRDEYQTRIKWVYELFPRLWERRIQRAGTMSGGEQQMLAIGRALMSQPRLLLLDEPSLGLAPIIIQQIFDTIEQLRKEGMTIFLVEQNANQALKLADRGYVLENGRVVLEDTGDALLANEAVRSAYLGG; encoded by the coding sequence ATGGAAAAAGCGATGTTAACGTTCGACAAGGTCAATGCGCACTACGGCAAGATCCAGGCGCTGCACGACGTCAGCCTGCATATCAATCAGGGGGAAATCGTGACCCTGATTGGCGCCAACGGCGCGGGCAAAACCACGCTGCTCGGCACCCTGTGCGGCGACCCGCGCGCCACCAGCGGGCGGATTGTGTTCGATGGTAAAGACATTACCGACTGGCAGACGGCCAGAATCATGCGCGAGGCGGTGGCGATTGTTCCGGAAGGGCGTCGCGTGTTTTCCCGCATGACGGTGGAAGAGAACCTGGCAATGGGCGGGTTCTTCGCCCACCGCGATGAATACCAGACCCGCATCAAGTGGGTGTACGAGCTTTTTCCGCGCCTGTGGGAGCGCCGCATCCAGCGTGCGGGCACCATGTCCGGCGGTGAGCAGCAGATGCTGGCGATAGGCCGCGCGCTGATGAGCCAGCCGCGCCTGCTGCTGCTGGACGAGCCGTCGCTCGGTCTGGCGCCGATCATCATTCAGCAGATCTTCGACACCATCGAACAGCTGCGTAAAGAGGGAATGACCATCTTCCTCGTCGAGCAGAACGCCAACCAGGCGCTGAAGCTCGCTGACCGCGGCTACGTGCTGGAGAACGGCCGCGTGGTGCTGGAGGATACCGGCGACGCGCTGCTGGCGAACGAAGCGGTGCGGAGCGCGTATTTGGGCGGCTGA
- the livG gene encoding high-affinity branched-chain amino acid ABC transporter ATP-binding protein LivG, which yields MSQPLLSVNGLMMRFGGLLAVNNVNLDLHKKEIVSLIGPNGAGKTTVFNCLTGFYKPTGGTIMLRDQHLEGLPGQQIARMGVVRTFQHVRLFREMTVIENLLVAQHQQLKTGLFSGLLKTPAFRRAQDEALDRAATWLDRIGLLQHANRQASNLAYGDQRRLEIVRCMVTQPEILMLDEPAAGLNPKETKELDELIAELRDSHDTTILLIEHDMKLVMGISDRIYVVNQGTPLANGTPEEIRNNPDVIRAYLGEA from the coding sequence ATGAGTCAGCCATTATTATCCGTTAACGGTCTGATGATGCGTTTTGGCGGCCTGCTGGCGGTCAACAACGTGAATCTGGATCTGCACAAGAAAGAGATTGTCTCTCTGATTGGCCCGAACGGCGCGGGAAAGACCACGGTCTTTAACTGTCTGACCGGTTTCTACAAGCCGACGGGCGGCACCATCATGCTGCGCGACCAGCATCTGGAAGGGCTGCCGGGCCAGCAGATTGCCCGCATGGGCGTGGTGCGTACCTTCCAGCACGTGCGCCTGTTCCGCGAGATGACGGTGATTGAGAACCTGCTGGTGGCACAGCATCAGCAGCTGAAAACCGGGCTGTTCTCCGGCCTGCTGAAAACCCCGGCCTTCCGCCGCGCGCAGGATGAAGCGCTCGACCGCGCCGCCACCTGGCTCGACCGAATTGGCCTGCTGCAGCACGCCAACCGTCAGGCGAGCAACCTGGCCTACGGCGACCAGCGTCGCCTGGAAATTGTGCGCTGCATGGTGACGCAGCCGGAAATCCTGATGCTCGACGAACCGGCGGCAGGGCTCAACCCGAAAGAGACCAAAGAGCTGGACGAGCTGATTGCCGAGCTGCGCGATAGTCACGACACCACCATCCTGCTGATTGAGCACGACATGAAGCTGGTGATGGGCATTTCGGACCGTATCTACGTGGTCAACCAGGGCACGCCGCTGGCAAACGGCACGCCGGAAGAGATCCGCAACAACCCGGACGTGATCCGCGCATACCTTGGTGAGGCATAA
- a CDS encoding high-affinity branched-chain amino acid ABC transporter permease LivM has translation MKPMHFAMALLSAAMFFVLAGVFMGVQLGLDGTKLVVDTAPDIRWQWVFIGTAVVFLFQLLRPLFQKTLKNVSGPKFVLPAIDGSTVKQKLFLVALLVAAVAWPFVVSRGTVDIATLTMIYVILGLGLNVVVGLSGLLVLGYGGFYAIGAYTFALLNHYYGLGFWTCLPLAGLVSAAAGFLLGFPVLRLRGDYLAIVTLGFGEIVRILLLNNTEVTGGPNGISQIPKPTFFGLEFSRTAREGGWDTFSNFFGIKYDPSDRVIWLYLVALLLVVITLFVINRLLRMPLGRAWEALREDEIACRSLGLNPTRIKLTAFTISAAFAGFAGTLFAARQGFVSPESFTFAESAFVLAIVVLGGMGSQFAVILAAILLVVSRELMRDFNEYSMLMLGGLMVLMMIWRPQGLLPMTRPQLKLKSAEAKGEQA, from the coding sequence ATGAAACCGATGCATTTTGCAATGGCGCTGCTCTCTGCCGCCATGTTCTTCGTGCTGGCGGGCGTCTTTATGGGCGTCCAGTTAGGTCTGGACGGCACGAAGTTGGTGGTGGATACCGCCCCCGACATCCGCTGGCAGTGGGTGTTTATCGGCACCGCCGTGGTGTTCCTGTTCCAGCTGCTGCGTCCGCTGTTCCAGAAGACGCTGAAAAACGTCTCCGGGCCGAAATTCGTGCTGCCGGCAATCGACGGTTCTACCGTTAAGCAGAAGCTGTTCCTCGTGGCGCTGCTGGTGGCCGCCGTGGCGTGGCCGTTTGTGGTGTCTCGCGGCACCGTGGATATCGCCACTCTGACCATGATCTACGTGATTCTCGGTCTCGGTCTGAACGTGGTCGTGGGGCTCTCTGGCCTGCTGGTGCTGGGCTACGGCGGCTTCTACGCCATCGGCGCCTACACCTTCGCGCTGCTGAACCACTATTACGGTCTCGGCTTCTGGACCTGCCTGCCGCTGGCGGGGCTGGTCTCTGCCGCGGCGGGCTTCCTTCTTGGCTTCCCGGTGCTGCGCCTGCGCGGTGACTACCTGGCGATTGTGACCTTAGGCTTCGGCGAAATCGTCCGTATCCTGCTGCTCAACAACACCGAAGTGACCGGCGGCCCGAACGGCATCAGCCAGATCCCGAAACCGACCTTCTTCGGCCTGGAGTTCAGCCGTACCGCCCGCGAAGGCGGCTGGGATACCTTCAGCAATTTCTTTGGCATCAAGTACGACCCGTCCGACCGCGTGATCTGGCTCTATCTGGTGGCGCTGCTGCTGGTGGTGATTACCCTGTTCGTGATTAACCGTCTGCTGCGCATGCCGCTGGGCCGCGCGTGGGAAGCGCTGCGTGAAGATGAGATCGCCTGCCGCTCCCTGGGCCTGAACCCGACCCGCATCAAGCTGACCGCGTTCACCATCAGCGCCGCGTTTGCCGGTTTCGCCGGAACGCTGTTTGCCGCGCGTCAGGGCTTCGTTAGCCCGGAATCGTTCACCTTTGCCGAATCCGCCTTCGTGCTGGCGATTGTGGTGCTCGGCGGGATGGGCTCGCAGTTCGCCGTTATCCTCGCGGCCATCCTGCTGGTGGTCTCGCGCGAGCTGATGCGCGACTTTAACGAATACAGCATGCTGATGCTGGGTGGTTTGATGGTGCTGATGATGATCTGGCGTCCGCAGGGTCTGCTGCCGATGACGCGTCCACAGCTGAAGCTTAAGAGTGCGGAAGCGAAAGGAGAGCAGGCATGA
- the livH gene encoding high-affinity branched-chain amino acid ABC transporter permease LivH has product MSEQFLYFLQQMFNGVTLGSTYALIAIGYTMVYGIIGMINFAHGEVYMIGSYVSFMIIAALMMMGIDSSWLLVAAGFVGAIVIASAYGWSIERVAYRPVRSSKRLIALISAIGMSIFLQNYVSLTEGSRDVALPSLFNGQWIVGASENFAATITTMQLVIWVVTFIAMLALTLFIRYSRMGRACRACAEDLKMASLLGINTDRVIALTFVIGAAMAAVAGVLLGQFYGVINPYIGFMAGMKAFTAAVLGGIGSIPGAMIGGLILGVAEALSSAYLSTEYKDVVSFALLILVLLVMPTGILGRPEVEKV; this is encoded by the coding sequence ATGTCCGAGCAGTTTCTCTATTTCCTGCAGCAGATGTTTAACGGCGTTACGCTGGGAAGCACCTACGCGCTGATCGCCATCGGCTATACGATGGTTTACGGCATTATCGGCATGATCAACTTCGCCCACGGCGAGGTGTACATGATCGGTAGCTACGTCTCCTTCATGATTATCGCCGCCCTGATGATGATGGGCATCGACAGCAGCTGGCTGCTGGTCGCCGCCGGGTTTGTCGGCGCGATTGTGATAGCCAGCGCCTACGGCTGGAGCATCGAGCGCGTGGCCTACCGGCCGGTGCGCAGCTCCAAGCGCCTGATCGCGCTGATCTCCGCCATCGGTATGTCGATCTTCCTGCAAAACTACGTCAGCCTGACCGAAGGCTCGCGCGACGTGGCGCTGCCAAGCCTGTTTAACGGCCAGTGGATTGTGGGGGCCAGCGAAAACTTCGCGGCCACTATCACCACCATGCAGCTGGTTATCTGGGTCGTGACCTTTATTGCGATGCTTGCCCTGACGCTGTTCATCCGCTACTCGCGTATGGGACGCGCCTGCCGCGCCTGTGCAGAAGACCTGAAGATGGCGAGTCTCCTCGGCATCAACACCGACCGCGTGATTGCCCTGACCTTCGTGATTGGCGCAGCGATGGCGGCGGTGGCGGGTGTCCTGCTCGGCCAGTTCTACGGCGTGATCAACCCGTACATCGGCTTTATGGCCGGGATGAAAGCCTTCACCGCGGCGGTTCTGGGCGGTATCGGCAGTATTCCGGGCGCGATGATCGGTGGCCTGATCCTGGGCGTGGCGGAAGCGCTCTCTTCGGCGTACCTGAGCACGGAATATAAAGACGTGGTGTCGTTTGCCCTGCTGATTCTGGTTCTGCTGGTGATGCCTACCGGTATTCTGGGCCGTCCGGAGGTAGAGAAAGTATGA
- the livK gene encoding high-affinity branched-chain amino acid ABC transporter substrate-binding protein LivK encodes MKRNAKTLIAGMVALSISHAAMADDIKVAVVGAMSGPVAQWGDMEFNGARQAIKDINAKGGIKGDKLVGVEYDDACDPKQAVAVANKIVNDGIQYVIGHLCSSSTQPASDIYEDEGILMITPGATNPELTQRGYQHIMRTAGLDSSQGPTAAKYILETVKPQRIAIIHDKQQYGEGLARSVQDGLKKGGANIVFFDGITAGEKDFSALIARLQKENIDFVYYGGYYPEMGQMLRQARATGLKTQFMGPEGVGNASLSNIAGDSAEGMLVTMPKRYDQDPANKAIVDALKAQKKDPSGPYVWITYAAVQSLAIALDRSGSKEPLDLVKDLKAHGANTVIGPLNWDEKGDLKGFEFGVFKWHADGSSSAAK; translated from the coding sequence ATGAAAAGGAACGCGAAGACGTTAATCGCGGGGATGGTCGCACTGTCGATCTCGCATGCCGCTATGGCCGACGACATTAAAGTTGCGGTAGTGGGTGCGATGTCCGGCCCTGTTGCCCAGTGGGGTGACATGGAGTTCAACGGCGCGCGGCAGGCCATTAAAGACATCAACGCCAAGGGCGGCATCAAGGGCGACAAGCTGGTGGGCGTGGAATATGACGACGCCTGCGATCCAAAACAGGCCGTCGCGGTCGCCAACAAAATCGTCAACGACGGTATCCAGTATGTGATCGGCCACCTGTGTTCATCCTCCACCCAGCCTGCGTCTGATATCTACGAAGACGAAGGCATCCTGATGATCACCCCAGGCGCAACGAACCCTGAGCTGACCCAGCGCGGCTATCAGCACATCATGCGTACCGCCGGTCTGGACTCCTCGCAGGGTCCCACCGCCGCCAAATACATCCTCGAGACCGTTAAGCCACAGCGCATTGCCATTATTCATGACAAACAGCAGTACGGCGAAGGCCTGGCGCGCTCCGTGCAGGACGGCCTGAAAAAAGGCGGCGCGAACATCGTCTTCTTCGACGGCATTACCGCCGGTGAGAAAGACTTCTCCGCGCTGATAGCCCGTCTGCAAAAAGAGAACATCGACTTCGTTTACTACGGCGGCTACTACCCGGAGATGGGCCAGATGCTGCGCCAGGCGCGCGCCACTGGCCTGAAAACCCAGTTTATGGGGCCAGAGGGCGTGGGCAATGCCTCCCTGTCAAACATCGCGGGGGATTCTGCTGAAGGCATGCTGGTGACGATGCCAAAACGCTATGACCAGGATCCGGCCAACAAGGCTATCGTGGATGCGCTCAAGGCGCAGAAGAAAGATCCGAGCGGTCCGTACGTCTGGATCACCTATGCGGCCGTACAGTCTCTGGCCATCGCGCTGGATCGCTCCGGCAGCAAAGAACCGCTGGATCTGGTGAAAGATTTAAAAGCACACGGGGCGAACACCGTGATTGGGCCGCTGAACTGGGATGAGAAAGGCGATCTGAAGGGATTTGAGTTTGGTGTCTTTAAGTGGCACGCCGACGGTTCGTCCTCGGCCGCCAAATAA
- the panM gene encoding aspartate 1-decarboxylase autocleavage activator PanM, whose product MKLTIVRLVTFSDQDHIDLGKIWPEYSPSSLRVDETHRIYAARFNERLLAAVRVTLSGTEGALDSLRVRDVTRRRGVGQYLIEEVIRENPSVTSWWMADVGVEDRGVMAAFMQALGFTAQESGWEKRQD is encoded by the coding sequence ATGAAACTGACTATCGTGCGTCTGGTGACCTTTAGCGACCAGGATCATATCGACCTGGGCAAGATCTGGCCGGAATATTCCCCTTCGTCGCTGCGCGTTGATGAGACCCACCGTATTTATGCCGCGCGTTTTAACGAGCGCCTGCTGGCTGCGGTTCGCGTAACCCTGAGCGGTACAGAAGGGGCGCTGGACTCGCTGCGCGTACGTGACGTCACCCGTCGTCGCGGTGTGGGACAGTATTTAATTGAAGAAGTGATCCGTGAAAACCCGAGCGTGACCTCATGGTGGATGGCCGACGTGGGCGTGGAAGACCGCGGCGTGATGGCGGCGTTTATGCAGGCGTTAGGGTTTACGGCGCAGGAGAGCGGGTGGGAGAAGCGCCAGGATTGA
- the livJ gene encoding branched chain amino acid ABC transporter substrate-binding protein LivJ, whose product MNMKGKALLAGCIALAFSTMAQADIKVAVVGAMSGPVAQYGDQEFTGAEQAVADINAKGGIKGEKLQIVKYDDACDPKQAVAVANKVVNDGIKYVIGHLCSSSTQPASDIYEDEGILMITPAATAPELTARGYKLTLRTTGLDSDQGPTAAKYIVEKVKPKRIAIVHDKQQYGEGLARSVQDNLKKANADVVFFDGITAGEKDFSTLVARLKKENIDFVYYGGYHPEMGQILRQARAAGLKTQFMGPEGVANVSLSNIAGESAEGLLVTKPKNYDQVPANKPIVDAIKAKKQDPSGAFVWTTYAALQSLQAGLNQSADPAEIATWLKANTVDTVMGPLSWDAKGDLKGFEFGVFDWHANGTATDAK is encoded by the coding sequence ATGAACATGAAGGGTAAAGCGTTACTGGCAGGATGTATCGCGTTGGCATTCAGCACCATGGCACAGGCAGACATCAAGGTGGCCGTGGTTGGCGCAATGTCCGGTCCGGTAGCACAGTACGGCGACCAGGAATTTACCGGCGCTGAGCAGGCGGTTGCAGACATTAATGCTAAGGGCGGTATCAAAGGCGAAAAACTGCAGATCGTAAAATATGATGATGCCTGTGACCCGAAACAAGCGGTCGCGGTCGCGAACAAAGTGGTGAACGACGGGATCAAATACGTTATCGGTCACCTGTGCTCTTCCTCTACCCAGCCGGCGTCTGACATCTACGAAGATGAAGGTATTCTGATGATCACCCCGGCGGCGACCGCACCAGAGCTGACCGCGCGTGGCTACAAGCTGACCCTGCGCACCACCGGTCTGGACTCTGACCAGGGACCAACCGCGGCGAAATACATCGTTGAAAAAGTGAAGCCGAAGCGCATTGCCATCGTTCATGACAAGCAGCAGTACGGTGAAGGTCTGGCGCGTTCAGTGCAGGACAACCTCAAGAAAGCGAATGCCGACGTGGTGTTCTTCGACGGGATCACCGCTGGTGAGAAAGACTTCTCCACCCTGGTAGCGCGTCTGAAGAAAGAGAATATTGATTTCGTTTACTACGGTGGCTACCACCCGGAAATGGGCCAGATCCTGCGCCAGGCGCGCGCTGCAGGCCTGAAAACCCAGTTTATGGGTCCGGAAGGCGTGGCGAACGTGTCCCTGTCTAACATTGCGGGTGAATCAGCCGAAGGCCTGCTGGTGACCAAGCCGAAGAACTACGACCAGGTCCCTGCGAACAAACCTATCGTGGATGCCATCAAGGCGAAGAAACAGGATCCAAGCGGCGCGTTCGTCTGGACCACCTACGCGGCGCTGCAGTCTCTGCAGGCGGGCCTGAACCAGTCAGCCGATCCGGCTGAGATTGCCACCTGGCTGAAAGCGAACACTGTCGACACCGTCATGGGGCCGCTGTCCTGGGACGCGAAGGGCGATCTGAAGGGCTTCGAGTTCGGCGTGTTTGACTGGCATGCGAACGGCACGGCGACAGACGCCAAATAA
- a CDS encoding 4-aminobutyrate--2-oxoglutarate transaminase, with product MKNNELNDRRLQATPRGIGVMCNFYADKAENATVWDVEGNEYIDFAAGIAVLNTGHRHPKVISAIEKQLHAFTHTAYQIVPYESYVALAERINQRVPVDGPAKTAFFSTGAEAVENAVKIARAYTKRPGLITFGGAFHGRTFMTMALTGKVAPYKLGFGPFPGSVYHAQYPNELHGVSTAEALKSLERIFKADIAPDQVAAIILEPVQGEGGFNIAPADFMQALRALCDTHGILLIADEVQSGFARTGKLFSMEHHCVKPDLITMAKSLAGGMPLSAVSGRAEVMDAPAPGGLGGTYAGNPLAIAAAHAVLDVIDEEDLCTRSAHLGHHLVEVLNKAKEHCPYIADIRAQGSMVAVEFNDPQTGQPSPEFTRQVQERALQEGLLLLSCGVYGNVIRFLYPLTIPEAQFRKALDIISASLTR from the coding sequence GTGAAAAATAACGAACTGAACGACCGGCGTTTACAGGCGACGCCGCGCGGTATCGGCGTGATGTGTAACTTCTATGCCGATAAAGCTGAAAACGCCACGGTGTGGGACGTGGAAGGCAACGAGTACATCGACTTCGCCGCCGGGATCGCGGTGCTGAATACCGGCCATCGCCATCCAAAAGTCATTTCCGCCATTGAAAAACAACTCCACGCGTTTACCCATACGGCGTACCAGATTGTGCCGTACGAAAGCTACGTCGCGCTTGCCGAGCGCATCAACCAGCGCGTGCCCGTTGACGGACCCGCCAAGACAGCCTTCTTTTCTACGGGGGCAGAGGCGGTCGAAAACGCGGTCAAAATTGCCCGGGCGTACACCAAACGTCCCGGCCTTATCACCTTCGGCGGCGCGTTCCACGGCCGTACCTTTATGACCATGGCGCTGACCGGCAAAGTTGCGCCGTACAAGCTCGGTTTTGGCCCATTCCCCGGTTCGGTGTATCACGCGCAGTATCCGAATGAACTGCACGGCGTTAGCACGGCGGAAGCGTTGAAAAGCCTGGAACGCATCTTTAAAGCGGATATCGCTCCCGACCAGGTCGCGGCCATTATTCTCGAACCGGTTCAGGGCGAGGGCGGTTTCAACATTGCGCCAGCTGATTTTATGCAGGCCCTGCGCGCCCTGTGCGACACCCACGGTATTTTGCTGATTGCCGACGAGGTGCAAAGCGGTTTCGCCCGTACCGGCAAGCTGTTCTCGATGGAACACCACTGCGTGAAGCCCGATCTGATCACCATGGCGAAAAGCCTGGCGGGCGGGATGCCGCTCTCTGCTGTGTCGGGCCGTGCGGAGGTGATGGACGCACCCGCGCCGGGCGGGCTGGGCGGTACCTACGCCGGAAACCCGCTGGCGATTGCGGCGGCGCATGCCGTGCTCGACGTGATTGATGAAGAGGATCTCTGCACGCGCTCGGCGCATCTTGGCCATCACCTGGTGGAAGTGCTGAACAAGGCGAAGGAACACTGCCCGTATATCGCTGACATTCGCGCGCAGGGCTCGATGGTGGCGGTGGAGTTTAACGACCCGCAAACGGGTCAGCCTTCGCCGGAATTTACCCGCCAGGTCCAGGAGCGCGCGTTGCAGGAAGGGCTGCTCCTTCTGAGCTGCGGCGTCTACGGCAACGTCATTCGTTTCCTCTATCCGCTGACTATCCCTGAAGCGCAGTTCCGCAAAGCGCTGGACATTATCTCCGCATCGCTGACACGTTAA